From a region of the Tamandua tetradactyla isolate mTamTet1 chromosome 10, mTamTet1.pri, whole genome shotgun sequence genome:
- the LOC143647912 gene encoding olfactory receptor 5H8-like has protein sequence METENTTLLKEFILTGFIVQPEWQIPLFLVFLVTYLITMMGNLGLVALIWNDPHLRTPMYLYLGCLAFVDAWLSSTVTPKMLVSFWAKSKMITLSACMTQFFSFAISATTECFLLATMAYDRYVAICKPLLYPVIMTNRLCIQLSIWSCIGGLIHASIHEGFLFRLTFCKSNIVHHFYCDIIPLLKISCVDTSINFLMLFIFSGSIQVITIMTVLFSYTSILFTVLKNTSLKGIRKAFSTCGAHLLSVSLYYGPLLFMYVHPRSPQADNEDMMDSLFYTVIIPVLNPIIYSLRNKKVIDSLAKKLKRKR, from the coding sequence ATGGAAACAGAAAATACGacattgctgaaagaatttaTTCTCACAGGATTTATAGTTCAACCAGAGTGGCAAATCCCCCTATTCCTGGTGTTCTTGGTGACATATCTCATCACCATGATGGGGAACCTAGGACTGGTTGCTCTCATCTGGAATGATCCTCATCTTCGCACCCCCATGTACTTATACCTTGGGTGTTTAGCCTTTGTAGATGCCTGGCTGTCATCCACAGTGACCCCCAAGATGCTTGTCAGTTTCTGGGccaaaagtaaaatgataactcTATCTGCATGCATGacacaatttttttcatttgcaatCAGTGCAACCACAGAATGTTTTCTACTGGCAACAATGGCATATGATCGATATGTAGCCATATGCAAACCTTTACTCTATCCTGTGATTATGACCAATAGACTATGCATCCAGTTGTCAATCTGGTCATGTATAGGTGGCCTCATTCATGCCTCAATTCATGAAGGCTTTTTGTTCAGATTAACATTCTGTAAGTCCAACATTGTACATCACTTCTACTGTGACATCATACCATTGCTTAAAATTTCCTGTGTTGACACttctattaattttctcatgctttttattttctctggttCAATTCAGGTAATCACCATTATGACAGTTCTTTTCTCTTATACATCTATTCTCTTTACAGTCTTAAAAAATACGTCTCTTAAAGGTATAAggaaagccttctccacctgtggaGCTCATCTCTTATCTGTCTCTTTATACTATGGCCCTCTTCTCTTCATGTATGTGCACCCCAGGTCTCCTCAGGCAGATAATGAAGATATGATGGATTCTCTGTTTTATACAGTCATAATTCCTGTTTTAAATCCAATTATCTACAGCCTGAGAAATAAGAAAGTCATAGATTCACTCgctaagaaattaaaaaggaagcgTTAA
- the LOC143647911 gene encoding olfactory receptor 5K1-like, whose translation MIKENHSLTTEFILIGFTDRPELKHLLFIMFFVIYLMTMVGNLGLVALIIMEHCLHTPMYIFLGNLALMDSCCSCAITPKMLENFFSKDRMISLSECMAQFYFLCLAETADCFLLAAMAYDRYAAICSPLQYHTRMSTKLCILMTTGAFIAGNLHSMIHVGFLFRLTFCRSHEINHFFCDILPLYKLSCVDPFINQLIVLIFSGSIQIFTITTVLISYLYILFTIFRMKSIEGRGKALSTCASHFLSVSIFYGSLLFMYLRPSTLKGEVNDIAIAVFYTVVIPLLNPFIYTLRNKEVVNVMKRIMNSYNLLKNT comes from the exons ATGATCAAAGAGAACCACTCCTTGACAACTGAATTTATCCTCATAGGATTTACGGATCGACCAGAATTGAAGCATCTTCTCTTCATCATGTTCTTTGTTATCTACCTGATGACAATGGTGGGAAATCTTGGTTTGGTGGCACTGATCATTATGGAACATTGTCTTCATACACCAATGTACATCTTTCTGGGCAACCTTGCTCTGATGGATTCATGCTGTTCTTGTGCTATTACCCCCAAGATGTTAGAAAACTTCTTTTCAAAAGACAGAATGatttctctctctgaatgcatGGCACAATTCTATTTCCTTTGTCTTGCTGAAACTGCAGACTGCTTTCTTTTGGCAGCAATGGCCTATGACCGGTATGCAGCTATATGCAGCCCACTGCAGTACCACACCAGGATGTCAACGAAACTCTGCATTTTGATGACCACAGGGGCCTTCATAGCTGGAAATTTGCATTCCATGATtcatgtagggtttctgtttaggCTAACTTTCTGTAGATCTCACGAGATCAATCACTTTTTTTGTGATATTCTTCCCTTGTATAAACTCTCTTGTGTGGACCCTTTTATCAATCAACTGATAGTCCTTATCTTTTCAGGGTCAATTCAGATCTTCACTATTACCACAGTCCTCATCTCTTATCTCTACATCCTTTTCACTATATTCAGAATGAAATCCATAGAGGGAAGAGGCAAAGCTTTATCTACTTGTGCATCCCACTTTCTTTCTGTCTCAATATTCTATGGATCTCTTCTCTTCATGTACCTTCGACCTAGTACACTTAAAGGAGAAGTGAACGATATAGCCATTGCTGTTTTTTATACTGTAGTAATTCCTTTATTAAATCCTTTTATTTATACTCTTAGAAATAAGGAAGTAGTAAatgttatgaaaagaattatgaACA GCTACAATCTATTGAAAAACACTtga